In the Halichoerus grypus chromosome 4, mHalGry1.hap1.1, whole genome shotgun sequence genome, one interval contains:
- the ALPI gene encoding intestinal-type alkaline phosphatase, which translates to MQGPCMLLLLLGLRPWLALGVIPVEEEDPAFWNRQAAQALDTAKKLQPIQTAAKNLILFLGDGMGVPTVTATRILKGQINDQLGPETPLAMDHFPYLALSKTYNVDRQVPDSAGTATAYLCGVKANYQTIGVSAAARLNQCNTTRGNEVTSVMNRAKKAGKSVGVVTTTRVQHASPAGSYAHVVNRNWYSDADMPAKAREEGCQDIAQQLISNMDIDVILGGGRKYMFPKGTPDPEYPTDAKQNGVRLDGRNLVLEWQAKYQGARYVWNRRELMEASQDPSVTHLMGLFEPGDTKYEFHRNRTQDPSLMEMTEVAVRVLSRNPRGFYLFVEGGRIDHGHHDGTAYLALTEAVMFDSAIDKASQITSEKDTLTLVTADHSHVFSFGGYTLRGASIFGLAPTIALDNKPYTSILYGNGPGASFALTGNSRPNVSHSQSTDPAYKQQAVAPLPSETHGGEDVAVFARGPQAHLVHGVQEQTFVAHVMAFAACLEPYTDCGLPPSASPTDAALPGPAAAPPSLPLLAGALLLGLLAGAAP; encoded by the exons ATGCAGGGGCCCTgcatgctgctgctgctgctgggcctGAGGCCGTGGCTGGCCCTTGGCGTCATCCCAG TTGAGGAGGAGGACCCAGCCTTCTGGAACCGCCAGGCGGCCCAGGCCCTGGACACTGCGAAGAAGCTGCAGCCCATCCAGACGGCTGCTAAGAACCTCATTCTCTTTTTGGGGGACG GGATGGGGGTGCCCACAGTGACAGCCACTCGGATCCTAAAGGGGCAAATTAATGACCAACTGGGACCTGAGACACCCCTGGCCATGGACCACTTTCCGTACCTGGCTCTGTCCAAG ACATACAACGTGGACAGACAGGTGCCAGACAGCGCAGGCACAGCCACGGCCTACCTGTGCGGGGTCAAGGCCAACTACCAGACCATCGGCGTGAGCGCAGCCGCCCGCTTGAACCAGTGTAACACGACACGTGGCAATGAGGTCACTTCCGTGATGAACCGGGCCAAGAAAGCAG GGAAGTCGGTGGGGGTGGTGACCACGACGAGAGTGCAGCATGCCTCGCCAGCAGGCTCCTACGCACACGTAGTGAACCGCAACTGGTACTCGGACGCCGACATGCCTGCCAAGGCGCGGGAGGAGGGATGCCAGGACATCGCCCAGCAGCTCATCTCCAACATGGACATTGAT GTGATCCTGGGCGGAGGCCGAAAGTACATGTTCCCCAAGGGGACTCCAGACCCTGAGTATCCAACTGACGCCAAACAGAACGGAGTCAGGTTGGATGGGCGGAACTTGGTGCTCGAGTGGCAGGCCAAGTACCAG GGTGCCCGGTATGTGTGGAATCGCAGGGAGCTGATGGAAGCATCCCAGGACCCCTCTGTAACACACCTCATGG GCCTCTTTGAGCCAGGAGACACCAAATACGAGTTCCACCGAAACCGGACCCAGGACCCGTCCCTGATGGAGATGACAGAGGTGGCCGTGCGCGTGCTGAGCAGGAACCCCCGTGGCTTCTACCTCTTCGTGGAGG GAGGCCGCATCGACCACGGTCATCACGACGGCACGGCTTATCTGGCACTGACCGAGGCCGTCATGTTCGATTCTGCCATCGACAAGGCCAGCCAGATCACAAGCGAGAAGGACACCCTGACCCTTGTCACCGCTGACCACTCTCACGTCTTCTCTTTTGGTGGCTACACACTGCGAGGGGCCTCCATTTTCG GGCTGGCCCCCACCATAGCCCTAGACAACAAGCCCTACACCTCCATCCTCTACGGCAACGGCCCCGGCGCCAGCTTCGCGCTCACCGGGAACTCCCGGCCCAACGTCAGCCACAGCCAGAGCA CGGACCCCGCCTACAAGCAGCAGGCCGTGGCGCCCCTGCCCTCCGAGACCCACGGCGGCGAGGACGTGGCCGTGTTCGCGCGCGGCCCGCAGGCGCACCTGGTGCACGGCGTGCAGGAGCAGACCTTCGTGGCCCACGTCATGGCCTTCGCCGCCTGCCTCGAGCCCTACACCGACTGCGGCCTGCCGCCCTCGGCCTCCCCCACCGACGCCGCGCTCCCCGGCCCGGCCGCTGCGCCGCCGTCGCTGCCGCTGCTGGCCGGGGCgctgctgctggggctgctggcgGGCGCCGCGCCCTGA